From Deinococcus malanensis, the proteins below share one genomic window:
- a CDS encoding aminoglycoside phosphotransferase family protein: MFTPWLDRWSLTPDGVHVHTHSSDLLPVLRAGQKAMLKVARSFEEEQGHQLMVWWDARGAARVLKHEGAALLLERLEDSPTLTGLVEAGQDDQATRILCKVAAHLHAPRPLPWPELTTLGRWFRALEAAAPGGGLLARSWDTAQGLLGEPQEVCPLHGDIHHGNVLFSSQRGWLAIDPKGLVGERTFDFANVLCNPTLDLARHPGRLARQATLLAEEACLDRTRLLRWTAAYAGLSAAWHLEDGQAQQAQDVLGLAGLALPDLGEEIS; the protein is encoded by the coding sequence ATGTTCACTCCCTGGCTTGACCGCTGGTCACTGACGCCGGATGGCGTTCATGTTCATACCCACAGCAGCGATCTTCTGCCAGTCCTGAGGGCCGGGCAGAAAGCCATGCTGAAAGTCGCACGGTCGTTCGAGGAAGAGCAGGGCCACCAGCTGATGGTGTGGTGGGACGCACGGGGCGCAGCCCGGGTACTGAAGCATGAAGGCGCAGCCTTGCTATTGGAACGGCTGGAAGACTCTCCTACCCTGACCGGACTCGTGGAAGCGGGGCAGGATGATCAGGCGACGCGGATTCTGTGCAAGGTGGCGGCCCACCTGCACGCCCCCCGGCCACTTCCGTGGCCAGAGCTTACGACCCTGGGTCGCTGGTTCCGGGCATTGGAAGCCGCGGCACCGGGCGGAGGACTGCTGGCCCGATCCTGGGATACTGCGCAGGGTCTTCTGGGTGAACCACAAGAGGTCTGCCCGCTTCATGGCGACATTCATCACGGCAATGTCCTGTTCAGCTCCCAGCGCGGATGGCTGGCCATTGATCCCAAGGGCCTGGTCGGCGAGAGGACCTTCGACTTTGCCAACGTCCTGTGCAATCCCACGCTGGATCTTGCCCGCCACCCTGGCCGGCTGGCGCGCCAGGCCACCCTTCTTGCCGAAGAAGCCTGTCTGGACCGCACCCGCCTGCTGCGCTGGACGGCCGCATACGCCGGGCTCTCGGCCGCGTGGCATCTGGAAGATGGACAAGCGCAACAGGCACAGGACGTGCTGGGTCTGGCAGGCCTGGCCCTGCCAGACCTTGGCGAAGAGATCAGCTGA
- the rpsB gene encoding 30S ribosomal protein S2 has translation MSYISMKQLLEAGVHFGHETKRWNPKFKRFIFAERNGIFIIDLQKTLKQVDRSFDYIKDLSERGGVILFVGTKKQAQEIVELEARRTGMPFVTSRWLGGMLTNFKTMRTRIDRLNELDEMFESGRINDRLKAERIQLGAERERLQRFVGGIRKMTRLPDAIFVVDPTKEVIAVQEANKLGIPVIALADTDSDPDVIDYIVPGNDDAIRSIQLITHRIGDLLVEARGGGEDVAAEGMEQGAQSDEQAEEIQA, from the coding sequence ATGTCGTACATCAGCATGAAGCAGCTGCTCGAAGCAGGCGTTCACTTCGGCCACGAAACCAAGCGCTGGAACCCCAAGTTCAAGCGTTTCATCTTCGCCGAGCGCAATGGCATTTTCATCATCGACCTGCAGAAGACCCTCAAGCAGGTGGACCGCAGCTTCGACTACATCAAGGACCTCTCCGAGCGCGGCGGCGTGATTCTTTTCGTCGGGACGAAAAAGCAGGCCCAGGAAATCGTGGAGCTCGAAGCGCGCCGCACCGGCATGCCCTTCGTCACCAGCCGCTGGCTCGGTGGCATGCTCACCAACTTCAAGACCATGCGCACCCGCATTGACCGCCTGAATGAACTCGACGAGATGTTCGAGTCCGGGCGCATCAACGACCGCCTCAAGGCCGAACGTATCCAGCTGGGCGCCGAGCGCGAGCGTCTCCAGCGCTTCGTCGGCGGCATCCGCAAGATGACCCGCCTGCCCGACGCGATCTTCGTGGTGGACCCCACCAAGGAAGTTATCGCCGTTCAGGAAGCCAACAAGCTGGGCATTCCCGTGATCGCCCTGGCGGACACCGACTCCGACCCGGATGTCATCGACTACATCGTGCCCGGCAACGACGACGCCATCCGCAGTATCCAGCTGATCACCCACCGCATCGGTGACCTGCTGGTCGAAGCGCGCGGCGGCGGCGAGGACGTGGCAGCCGAGGGTATGGAGCAGGGCGCCCAGAGCGACGAGCAGGCCGAAGAAATCCAGGCTTAA